A part of Brassica rapa cultivar Chiifu-401-42 chromosome A05, CAAS_Brap_v3.01, whole genome shotgun sequence genomic DNA contains:
- the LOC103867016 gene encoding ribulose bisphosphate carboxylase/oxygenase activase, chloroplastic isoform X2, with product MAAAVSTVLSLNGSGAGAASVPATTLLGKKVVTSSRFSQSNKKSNGSSFKVVAVKEDKQTDGDRWRGLAYDTSDDQQDITRGKGMVDSVFQAPMGTGTHNAVLSSYEYISQGLKQYNLDNMMDGLYIAPAFMDKLVVHITKNFLTLPNIKVPLILGIWGGKGQGKSFQCELVMAKMGINPIMMSAGELESGNAGEPAKLIRQRYREAADMIKKGKMCVLFINDLDAGAGRMGGTTQYTVNNQMVNATLMNIADNPTNVQLPGMYNKEENARVPIIVTGNDFSTLYAPLIRDGRMEKFYWAPTREDRIGVCKGIFRTDKIKDEDIVKLVDQFPGQSIDFFGALRARVYDDEVRKFVEGLGVEKIGKRLVNSREGPPKFEQPEMTLDKLMEYGNMLVMEQENVKRVQLADQYLNEAALGDANADAIGRGTFYGKAAQQVNLPVPEGCTDPAAKNFDPTARSDDGTCVYTF from the exons ATGGCCGCCGCAGTTTCCACCGTC TTGAGCTTGAACGGGTCCGGAGCAGGAGCTGCTTCAGTCCCAGCAACAACCTTATTGGGAAAGAAAGTTGTAACATCATCAAGATTCTCACAGAGCAACAAGAAGAGCAACGGATCATCATTCAAGGTGGTTGCTGTGAAAGAAGACAAACAAACCGATGGAGACAGATGGAGGGGACTTGCCTACGACACATCTGATGACCAACAAGACATCACCAGAGGCAAAGGTATGGTTGACTCTGTCTTCCAAGCTCCTATGGGAACCGGAACTCACAACGCCGTCCTTAGCTCCTATGAGTACATCAGCCAGGGTCTTAAGCA ATACAACTTGGACAACATGATGGATGGGCTTTACATTGCTCCGGCTTTCATGGACAAACTTGTTGTTCACATCACCAAGAACTTCTTGACCTTGCCTAACATCAAG GTTCCACTTATTTTGGGTATTTGGGGAGGCAAAGGTCAAGGTAAATCTTTCCAGTGTGAGCTTGTCATGGCCAAGATGGGCATCAA CCCAATCATGATGAGTGCTGGAGAGCTTGAGAGCGGGAACGCAGGAGAACCAGCCAAGCTGATCCGTCAAAGGTACCGTGAAGCAGCAGACATGATCAAGAAAGGAAAGATGTGTGTTCTCTTCATCAACGATCTTGACGCTGGTGCGGGTCGTATGGGTGGCACTACTCAGTACACTGTCAACAACCAGATGGTTAACGCAACGCTCATGAACATTGCTGATAACCCCACCAACGTCCAGCTCCCAGGAATGTACAACAAGGAAGAAAACGCGCGTGTACCAATCATTGTTACCGGTAACGATTTCTCCACTCTCTACGCTCCTCTCATCCGTGATGGACGTATGGAGAAGTTCTACTGGGCGCCGACTCGTGAAGACCGTATTGGTGTCTGCAAGGGTATCTTCAGAACTGACAAGATCAAGGATGAAGATATTGTCAAGCTTGTTGATCAGTTCCCTGGCCAATCCATTG ATTTCTTCGGTGCCTTGAGGGCTAGAGTGTACGATGATGAAGTGAGGAAGTTCGTTGAAGGACTCGGAGTGGAGAAGATAGGGAAGAGGCTGGTGAACTCGAGGGAAGGTCCTCCAAAGTTTGAGCAACCAGAGATGACACTTGATAAGCTTATGGAGTATGGAAACATGCTTGTGATGGAACAAGAGAACGTCAAGAGAGTCCAACTTGCTGACCAATACCTTAACGAGGCTGCGTTGGGAGACGCAAACGCGGACGCTATCGGCCGCGGAACTTTCTACG GAAAAGCAGCACAGCAAGTGAACCTTCCTGTGCCAGAAGGGTGTACTGATCCTGCGGCTAAGAACTTTGATCCAACGGCTAGAAGTGATGATGGAACTTGTGTCTACACCTTTTGA
- the LOC103867016 gene encoding ribulose bisphosphate carboxylase/oxygenase activase, chloroplastic isoform X1, translated as MAAAVSTVGAINRAPLSLNGSGAGAASVPATTLLGKKVVTSSRFSQSNKKSNGSSFKVVAVKEDKQTDGDRWRGLAYDTSDDQQDITRGKGMVDSVFQAPMGTGTHNAVLSSYEYISQGLKQYNLDNMMDGLYIAPAFMDKLVVHITKNFLTLPNIKVPLILGIWGGKGQGKSFQCELVMAKMGINPIMMSAGELESGNAGEPAKLIRQRYREAADMIKKGKMCVLFINDLDAGAGRMGGTTQYTVNNQMVNATLMNIADNPTNVQLPGMYNKEENARVPIIVTGNDFSTLYAPLIRDGRMEKFYWAPTREDRIGVCKGIFRTDKIKDEDIVKLVDQFPGQSIDFFGALRARVYDDEVRKFVEGLGVEKIGKRLVNSREGPPKFEQPEMTLDKLMEYGNMLVMEQENVKRVQLADQYLNEAALGDANADAIGRGTFYGKAAQQVNLPVPEGCTDPAAKNFDPTARSDDGTCVYTF; from the exons ATGGCCGCCGCAGTTTCCACCGTCGGTGCCATCAACAGAGCTCCG TTGAGCTTGAACGGGTCCGGAGCAGGAGCTGCTTCAGTCCCAGCAACAACCTTATTGGGAAAGAAAGTTGTAACATCATCAAGATTCTCACAGAGCAACAAGAAGAGCAACGGATCATCATTCAAGGTGGTTGCTGTGAAAGAAGACAAACAAACCGATGGAGACAGATGGAGGGGACTTGCCTACGACACATCTGATGACCAACAAGACATCACCAGAGGCAAAGGTATGGTTGACTCTGTCTTCCAAGCTCCTATGGGAACCGGAACTCACAACGCCGTCCTTAGCTCCTATGAGTACATCAGCCAGGGTCTTAAGCA ATACAACTTGGACAACATGATGGATGGGCTTTACATTGCTCCGGCTTTCATGGACAAACTTGTTGTTCACATCACCAAGAACTTCTTGACCTTGCCTAACATCAAG GTTCCACTTATTTTGGGTATTTGGGGAGGCAAAGGTCAAGGTAAATCTTTCCAGTGTGAGCTTGTCATGGCCAAGATGGGCATCAA CCCAATCATGATGAGTGCTGGAGAGCTTGAGAGCGGGAACGCAGGAGAACCAGCCAAGCTGATCCGTCAAAGGTACCGTGAAGCAGCAGACATGATCAAGAAAGGAAAGATGTGTGTTCTCTTCATCAACGATCTTGACGCTGGTGCGGGTCGTATGGGTGGCACTACTCAGTACACTGTCAACAACCAGATGGTTAACGCAACGCTCATGAACATTGCTGATAACCCCACCAACGTCCAGCTCCCAGGAATGTACAACAAGGAAGAAAACGCGCGTGTACCAATCATTGTTACCGGTAACGATTTCTCCACTCTCTACGCTCCTCTCATCCGTGATGGACGTATGGAGAAGTTCTACTGGGCGCCGACTCGTGAAGACCGTATTGGTGTCTGCAAGGGTATCTTCAGAACTGACAAGATCAAGGATGAAGATATTGTCAAGCTTGTTGATCAGTTCCCTGGCCAATCCATTG ATTTCTTCGGTGCCTTGAGGGCTAGAGTGTACGATGATGAAGTGAGGAAGTTCGTTGAAGGACTCGGAGTGGAGAAGATAGGGAAGAGGCTGGTGAACTCGAGGGAAGGTCCTCCAAAGTTTGAGCAACCAGAGATGACACTTGATAAGCTTATGGAGTATGGAAACATGCTTGTGATGGAACAAGAGAACGTCAAGAGAGTCCAACTTGCTGACCAATACCTTAACGAGGCTGCGTTGGGAGACGCAAACGCGGACGCTATCGGCCGCGGAACTTTCTACG GAAAAGCAGCACAGCAAGTGAACCTTCCTGTGCCAGAAGGGTGTACTGATCCTGCGGCTAAGAACTTTGATCCAACGGCTAGAAGTGATGATGGAACTTGTGTCTACACCTTTTGA
- the LOC103867016 gene encoding ribulose bisphosphate carboxylase/oxygenase activase, chloroplastic isoform X3, with protein MAAAVSTVGAINRAPLSLNGSGAGAASVPATTLLGKKVVTSSRFSQSNKKSNGSSFKVVAVKEDKQTDGDRWRGLAYDTSDDQQDITRGKGMVDSVFQAPMGTGTHNAVLSSYEYISQGLKQYNLDNMMDGLYIAPAFMDKLVVHITKNFLTLPNIKVPLILGIWGGKGQGKSFQCELVMAKMGINPIMMSAGELESGNAGEPAKLIRQRYREAADMIKKGKMCVLFINDLDAGAGRMGGTTQYTVNNQMVNATLMNIADNPTNVQLPGMYNKEENARVPIIVTGNDFSTLYAPLIRDGRMEKFYWAPTREDRIGVCKGIFRTDKIKDEDIVKLVDQFPGQSIDFFGALRARVYDDEVRKFVEGLGVEKIGKRLVNSREGPPKFEQPEMTLDKLMEYGNMLVMEQENVKRVQLADQYLNEAALGDANADAIGRGTFYG; from the exons ATGGCCGCCGCAGTTTCCACCGTCGGTGCCATCAACAGAGCTCCG TTGAGCTTGAACGGGTCCGGAGCAGGAGCTGCTTCAGTCCCAGCAACAACCTTATTGGGAAAGAAAGTTGTAACATCATCAAGATTCTCACAGAGCAACAAGAAGAGCAACGGATCATCATTCAAGGTGGTTGCTGTGAAAGAAGACAAACAAACCGATGGAGACAGATGGAGGGGACTTGCCTACGACACATCTGATGACCAACAAGACATCACCAGAGGCAAAGGTATGGTTGACTCTGTCTTCCAAGCTCCTATGGGAACCGGAACTCACAACGCCGTCCTTAGCTCCTATGAGTACATCAGCCAGGGTCTTAAGCA ATACAACTTGGACAACATGATGGATGGGCTTTACATTGCTCCGGCTTTCATGGACAAACTTGTTGTTCACATCACCAAGAACTTCTTGACCTTGCCTAACATCAAG GTTCCACTTATTTTGGGTATTTGGGGAGGCAAAGGTCAAGGTAAATCTTTCCAGTGTGAGCTTGTCATGGCCAAGATGGGCATCAA CCCAATCATGATGAGTGCTGGAGAGCTTGAGAGCGGGAACGCAGGAGAACCAGCCAAGCTGATCCGTCAAAGGTACCGTGAAGCAGCAGACATGATCAAGAAAGGAAAGATGTGTGTTCTCTTCATCAACGATCTTGACGCTGGTGCGGGTCGTATGGGTGGCACTACTCAGTACACTGTCAACAACCAGATGGTTAACGCAACGCTCATGAACATTGCTGATAACCCCACCAACGTCCAGCTCCCAGGAATGTACAACAAGGAAGAAAACGCGCGTGTACCAATCATTGTTACCGGTAACGATTTCTCCACTCTCTACGCTCCTCTCATCCGTGATGGACGTATGGAGAAGTTCTACTGGGCGCCGACTCGTGAAGACCGTATTGGTGTCTGCAAGGGTATCTTCAGAACTGACAAGATCAAGGATGAAGATATTGTCAAGCTTGTTGATCAGTTCCCTGGCCAATCCATTG ATTTCTTCGGTGCCTTGAGGGCTAGAGTGTACGATGATGAAGTGAGGAAGTTCGTTGAAGGACTCGGAGTGGAGAAGATAGGGAAGAGGCTGGTGAACTCGAGGGAAGGTCCTCCAAAGTTTGAGCAACCAGAGATGACACTTGATAAGCTTATGGAGTATGGAAACATGCTTGTGATGGAACAAGAGAACGTCAAGAGAGTCCAACTTGCTGACCAATACCTTAACGAGGCTGCGTTGGGAGACGCAAACGCGGACGCTATCGGCCGCGGAACTTTCTACGGTTAG
- the LOC103867017 gene encoding probable E3 ubiquitin-protein ligase RHC2A, producing the protein MASGSHWCYSCSRFVLITNSISCPDCDGGFLEHLHQTPDSFHRQHRSPTRFPTPPTSNRSPNPVIVLRGSNPSDRSPFQMYYDDGSDSGLRPLPPSMTEFLLGSGFDRLLDQISQIELNNNSNNSCDHPPASKSAVEALPVIQIAPTHLESDSQSHCAVCKETFILDSAAREMPCNHIYHPDCILPWLAIRNSCPVCRHELPAEEEDDVAATTVAGREEAGEEDSSAGMTIWRLPGGGFAVGRVPGGWRGGMPVVYTEVDGGRLGEERLPRRVARRGGSSRERSGGFAGRIMRLFGCFSGSSGSIASGSGSGSGSRSNRRSRSSFALFRTASSRRRHWLAS; encoded by the coding sequence ATGGCTTCTGGATCTCACTGGTGCTACAGTTGCAGCCGCTTCGTCCTAATCACCAATTCCATCTCCTGTCCTGATTGCGACGGAGGCTTCCTCGAACACCTCCACCAAACCCCCGATTCATTCCACCGTCAGCACCGCAGCCCCACCAGATTCCCTACTCCTCCCACAAGCAACCGATCTCCCAATCCAGTCATCGTCCTCCGCGGATCTAATCCATCCGATCGATCCCCTTTCCAGATGTACTACGACGACGGTTCAGACTCAGGTCTCAGACCGTTACCCCCGAGCATGACGGAGTTTCTCCTAGGCTCCGGGTTCGATCGGTTGCTCGATCAAATCTCTCAGATCGAGCTCAACAACAACAGCAATAACTCATGTGATCATCCGCCAGCTTCTAAATCAGCCGTCGAAGCTTTGCCGGTGATCCAAATCGCTCCGACTCATCTGGAATCGGATTCTCAGTCTCACTGCGCTGTTTGTAAAGAAACGTTCATTCTCGACTCGGCAGCTCGTGAGATGCCGTGTAACCATATATACCACCCTGACTGCATCCTCCCCTGGCTCGCCATTCGTAACTCCTGCCCCGTTTGCCGCCACGAGCTtccggcggaggaggaggatgatgtGGCAGCTACTACGGTTGCGGGACGTGAGGAGGCGGGGGAGGAGGATTCCTCGGCGGGGATGACGATTTGGAGGTTGCCGGGTGGAGGATTCGCTGTGGGGAGGGTCCCCGGTGGATGGAGAGGAGGAATGCCGGTGGTGTACACGGAGGTTGACGGTGGGAGACTCGGAGAAGAGAGGCTTCCGAGAAGGGTAGCTAGAAGAGGAGGAAGTAGTAGAGAGAGATCGGGTGGGTTTGCGGGTCGGATCATGAGACTCTTTGGATGTTTCAGCGGGTCATCTGGATCCATAGCATCAGGGTCtgggtccgggtccgggtcaagATCAAACCGTAGGAGCAGGTCGTCGTTTGCTTTGtttaggacagcttcttcaagGAGACGACATTGGCTAGCTTCATAA
- the LOC103867018 gene encoding aspartic proteinase PCS1 — MMASSSSSSSLSNLSLQISILLLIFPLTFCKISSPNQEPLVFSLKTKNVPQSSSDKLSFRHNVTLTVSLSVGSPPQNISMVLDTGSELSWLHCKKAPNLGSVFNPVSSSSYSPIPCSSPICRTRTRDLPIPASCDSKTHLCHVAVSYADATSLEGSLAHEIFVIGSSARPGTIFGCMDSGLSSDSEEDAKTTGLMGMNRGSLSFVNQLGFSKFSYCISGSDSSGILLLGDASSSWPGPIQYTPLVSETTPLPYFDRVAYTVQLEGIRVGSKLLSLPKSMFVPDHTGAGQTMVDSGTQFTFLMGPVYSALKTEFMAQTKAVLKVVEDPNFVFQGTMDLCYRVGPLTRPNFSRLPVVSLMFRGAEMSVSGQKLLYRVNGAGLRGKDQVYCFTFGNSDLLGVEAFVIGHHHQQNVWMEFDLAKSRVGFGADVRCDQASQRLRSRN; from the coding sequence ATGAtggcttcatcatcatcatcatcatctctttcAAATTTATCGCTTCAAATTTCAATTTTGCTTCTTATTTTTCCTCTCACGTTCTGCAAGATATCTTCTCCAAATCAAGAACCACTAGTCTTCTCTCTCAAAACCAAGAATGTTCCACAGTCTTCTTCAGACAAGCTTTCTTTCAGACATAACGTCACTCTCACCGTTTCTCTCTCCGTGGGCTCTCCACCGCAAAACATCTCGATGGTTCTTGACACAGGAAGCGAGCTTTCATGGCTTCACTGCAAGAAAGCTCCCAACTTAGGATCCGTGTTTAACCCGGTTTCGTCCTCTTCTTACTCGCCTAtaccttgctcctcgcctattTGCAGGACCCGGACCCGGGACTTGCCCATACCCGCTTCATGTGACTCGAAGACCCATCTTTGCCACGTGGCAGTCTCCTACGCCGACGCTACCTCACTAGAAGGCAGCTTAGCTCACGAGATATTCGTAATCGGATCCTCAGCCCGACCCGGAACTATATTCGGGTGCATGGACTCTGGTTTAAGCTCTGATTCGGAGGAGGACGCTAAAACAACCGGTTTAATGGGAATGAACCGGGGCTCTTTATCGTTTGTTAACCAGCTGGGTTTCTCTAAATTCTCTTATTGCATATCCGGTTCAGACTCCTCCGGTATTCTGCTTCTTGGTGACGCGAGTTCCTCGTGGCCCGGTCCTATCCAGTACACGCCTTTGGTTAGTGAAACGACGCCGTTACCGTATTTCGACCGGGTCGCTTACACGGTCCAGTTAGAAGGAATCCGGGTCGGGTCAAAGTTGCTGTCTCTACCTAAATCTATGTTCGTACCGGACCATACCGGGGCAGGTCAGACGATGGTGGATTCCGGTACACAATTCACGTTCCTGATGGGTCCGGTTTACTCCGCCTTGAAAACCGAGTTTATGGCGCAAACCAAGGCGGTTCTCAAAGTTGTAGAAGATCCAAATTTTGTGTTCCAAGGGACAATGGACCTCTGTTACCGGGTTGGGCCGTTGACCCGGCCCAATTTCTCGAGGTTGCCCGTTGTTAGTTTAATGTTTCGTGGGGCGGAGATGAGCGTGTCGGGTCAGAAGCTGTTGTACCGAGTAAACGGAGCTGGGTTGAGAGGAAAAGATCAGGTGTATTGCTTCACATTTGGGAACTCCGATCTTTTGGGAGTAGAAGCGTTTGTGATtggtcatcatcatcaacagaaCGTGTGGATGGAGTTTGATCTTGCTAAATCAAGGGTTGGATTTGGTGCTGACGTTAGATGTGATCAAGCTAGTCAACGGCTCAGATCGCGAAATTGA